Proteins encoded by one window of Mesorhizobium sp. INR15:
- a CDS encoding LacI family DNA-binding transcriptional regulator: MLHVAEAARVSVATVSALINGTATVSPELSLRIEQAIRDIGYKRNAIARSLKMGTTRTIGLTVPHITNPFFTDVVSVIQQAFDRAGYAVMLCCTDEDLNTQDEQIRLLLDRMVDGLIVARVGDGGILKGIVDDANVPVVLLDRVCEGVDTDTVVLDNQRAVFDAITYLINLGHRRIGYITGSFDISPMHDRMAGYREALHAAGLPVDNDLVRFGNFHEVDGYNATMQLLSQHDRPSAIFSANNPMVIGTMKAIRDIGLSCPEDVSVACFDDFPWSDVFQPQLTTVAQPVQAIGEQAANLLLDRLAGNRDAPPRKLTLKGRLMIRNSCRPLGAIAKTAGV; encoded by the coding sequence ATGCTTCACGTGGCTGAGGCGGCGCGCGTTTCTGTCGCCACCGTGTCGGCGCTGATCAACGGCACCGCGACTGTCAGCCCCGAACTCAGCCTGCGCATCGAGCAGGCCATCCGCGACATCGGCTACAAGCGCAACGCGATTGCCCGCAGCCTGAAAATGGGCACGACGCGCACCATCGGCCTGACGGTGCCGCACATCACCAACCCGTTTTTCACCGATGTCGTTTCGGTGATCCAGCAGGCTTTCGACCGCGCCGGCTATGCGGTGATGCTGTGCTGCACCGACGAGGACCTGAACACGCAGGACGAGCAGATCCGGCTGCTGCTCGACCGCATGGTCGATGGCCTGATCGTCGCGCGCGTCGGCGACGGGGGGATCCTGAAGGGCATCGTCGATGATGCCAATGTGCCGGTCGTGCTGCTGGACCGTGTCTGCGAAGGCGTCGATACCGACACCGTCGTTCTCGACAACCAGCGCGCGGTGTTCGATGCTATCACCTACCTGATCAATCTCGGCCACCGGCGCATCGGCTACATCACCGGTTCGTTCGACATTTCGCCCATGCACGACCGCATGGCGGGCTACCGCGAGGCCTTGCATGCCGCCGGCCTGCCGGTCGACAACGATCTGGTCCGCTTCGGCAATTTCCATGAGGTCGACGGCTACAACGCGACGATGCAATTGTTGTCGCAGCACGACCGCCCAAGCGCCATCTTCTCGGCCAACAACCCGATGGTGATCGGCACCATGAAGGCCATCCGCGACATCGGCCTGTCCTGCCCGGAAGATGTTTCGGTCGCCTGTTTCGACGATTTTCCGTGGTCGGATGTATTCCAGCCGCAACTGACCACGGTGGCGCAGCCGGTCCAGGCGATCGGCGAGCAGGCGGCCAACCTGCTGCTCGACCGTCTCGCCGGCAACCGGGACGCACCGCCGCGCAAGCTGACGCTCAAGGGCCGGCTGATGATCCGCAATTCATGCCGCCCGCTGGGCGCGATCGCGAAAACCGCAGGCGTTTAG
- a CDS encoding sugar ABC transporter ATP-binding protein, whose translation MDDESSHSQEHSAAGPDRSDIVLSAAHISKNFGGIAALADVGFDLRRGEVHALMGENGAGKSTLMKILSGVYIGYEGTVHVDGRPVSFAGVRDAEDAGIAIIHQELNLVPELSVADNIFLGREKLIAGLIIDRNASSRAASALLQRLGIELDPEARVGALRVGEQQLVEIAKALSMSARILIMDEPTSALSSAECQRLFRIIRQLAESGVAIVYISHRIDEVMHLASRVTVFRDGCHVLTRAMAQLDENAIISAMVGRDLLASSQEERDAGGRTVLSVSNLSLSKPDRHGWRTVLDGVRFDLAAGEILGIGGLLGSGRTEILEAIFGASGGRTGGEIRLDGQPVDIRSPRDARRLGIALVTEDRKTQGLHLQASITDNVALPLVGALARFGIRSRTGEQGLARQAVKALDIRCEDIDRPAGTLSGGNQQKVVIGKWLATRPRVLLLDEPTRGIDVGAKRDIYDLIFKLARDGLAIAVISSELPELLHLSDRILVMADGRQTGILSREAASEEAIMRLAAPRRTISRPAA comes from the coding sequence ATGGACGATGAGAGTTCCCATTCCCAGGAGCACAGTGCGGCAGGGCCCGACCGCTCAGACATCGTTCTGAGCGCCGCGCATATTTCCAAGAACTTTGGCGGCATCGCCGCGCTTGCCGATGTCGGCTTCGACCTGCGGCGCGGCGAGGTCCATGCGCTGATGGGCGAGAACGGCGCCGGCAAGTCGACGCTGATGAAAATCCTGTCCGGCGTCTACATCGGCTACGAAGGCACCGTGCACGTCGATGGCCGGCCGGTCAGCTTCGCCGGCGTCCGCGATGCCGAGGACGCCGGTATCGCCATCATCCATCAGGAACTCAACCTGGTTCCCGAGCTCAGCGTCGCCGACAACATTTTTCTCGGGCGCGAGAAGCTGATCGCCGGGCTGATCATCGACCGCAACGCGAGCAGCCGCGCCGCCAGCGCCCTGCTGCAGCGACTTGGCATCGAGCTCGACCCGGAAGCGCGGGTCGGCGCCTTGCGTGTCGGCGAACAGCAACTGGTCGAGATCGCCAAGGCGCTGTCGATGTCGGCGCGCATCCTGATCATGGATGAGCCGACATCGGCGCTGTCCTCCGCCGAATGCCAGCGGCTGTTCCGGATCATTCGCCAGCTTGCAGAGAGCGGCGTCGCCATCGTTTATATCTCGCACCGCATCGACGAGGTGATGCACCTGGCCAGCCGCGTGACGGTGTTTCGCGACGGGTGTCACGTGCTGACGCGGGCGATGGCCCAGCTCGACGAGAATGCCATCATCTCGGCGATGGTCGGACGAGACCTGCTCGCTTCCTCCCAGGAAGAGCGCGACGCCGGCGGCAGGACCGTGCTTTCGGTCAGCAACCTGTCCCTGTCGAAACCCGATCGCCATGGCTGGCGCACGGTGCTCGACGGCGTCAGGTTCGATCTTGCCGCCGGCGAGATTCTTGGCATCGGCGGGTTGCTCGGCTCCGGCCGCACCGAGATCCTGGAGGCGATCTTCGGCGCCAGCGGCGGACGCACCGGGGGTGAAATCCGCCTCGATGGCCAGCCGGTGGATATCCGCTCGCCCCGCGATGCGCGGCGGCTGGGCATTGCGCTGGTCACCGAGGACCGCAAGACGCAAGGACTGCACCTCCAGGCATCGATCACCGACAATGTCGCGCTGCCGCTGGTGGGGGCGCTGGCGCGGTTCGGCATCCGCTCTCGGACCGGCGAACAGGGGCTGGCACGGCAGGCAGTCAAGGCACTAGACATCCGCTGCGAGGACATCGACCGGCCGGCCGGCACGCTGTCGGGCGGCAATCAGCAAAAGGTCGTCATCGGCAAGTGGCTGGCGACGAGGCCGAGAGTGCTGCTGCTGGATGAGCCGACGCGCGGCATCGATGTCGGCGCCAAGCGGGACATATACGACCTCATTTTCAAGCTGGCGCGCGATGGCCTCGCCATTGCCGTCATCAGTTCCGAACTGCCGGAGCTGCTGCATCTCTCCGACCGCATACTGGTGATGGCCGATGGCCGCCAGACCGGAATTCTTTCCCGCGAGGCGGCGAGCGAGGAGGCGATCATGCGCCTCGCGGCGCCTCGCCGGACCATATCGAGACCCGCTGCATGA